Proteins encoded within one genomic window of Desulfonatronospira thiodismutans ASO3-1:
- the mtgA gene encoding monofunctional biosynthetic peptidoglycan transglycosylase, which yields MSRRKSSRTAGKRRFRLVSYILRVTLFAAFCFVLCSIILVAALKHINPPTSMFMVKRQLEGLVHEDRSWKIDYQWVDWDNISPHMALSVVASEDQKFLNHWGFDFQSIREAIEERITQGRVRGASTITQQTAKNLFLWEGRSYLRKGVEAWFTVLIETFWSKQRILEVYLNVAEFGDGIYGVYSASMHFFQNSPSNLTRREAALMASVLPNPKIYAVSAPSTYVQQRSSEIMLQMNNLGDFHLKEIK from the coding sequence ATGAGTCGAAGGAAAAGCAGTAGAACGGCCGGGAAAAGACGTTTCAGGCTTGTGAGTTATATTTTAAGAGTTACGCTTTTTGCGGCTTTTTGCTTTGTGCTGTGCTCAATCATCCTGGTAGCGGCCCTGAAACATATTAATCCTCCAACCAGCATGTTCATGGTCAAAAGGCAGCTGGAAGGTCTGGTACATGAAGACAGATCCTGGAAAATCGATTACCAATGGGTCGACTGGGACAACATATCTCCACATATGGCACTATCTGTGGTAGCCTCCGAGGATCAGAAATTTTTGAATCACTGGGGATTCGATTTTCAATCAATACGGGAAGCTATTGAAGAGCGAATAACCCAGGGCAGGGTTCGTGGCGCAAGCACCATAACACAGCAGACCGCAAAAAATCTTTTTTTATGGGAAGGCAGAAGCTACTTGCGTAAAGGCGTTGAGGCATGGTTTACTGTTTTGATAGAGACATTCTGGTCTAAACAGAGGATACTGGAAGTTTATCTGAATGTTGCAGAGTTTGGTGACGGTATATATGGAGTCTATTCAGCTTCGATGCATTTTTTTCAGAATTCACCTTCAAATCTTACCAGAAGGGAGGCTGCACTGATGGCTTCTGTTCTTCCCAATCCAAAAATATATGCTGTTTCAGCTCCTTCGACATACGTTCAGCAACGATCCAGCGAGATTATGTTGCAGATGAACAACCTTGGAGACTTTCATCTGAAAGAAATTAAGTGA
- a CDS encoding FlgO family outer membrane protein, with product MDEQIKAELYEENLITINEEAADELLGSCNVPIDQNETVIVTSIVNIDDMHRSSTLGRMSSEMIANRLAQHGYSVREIKMGRNIFVSEAEGEFILSRELHEIGEKHDVQGFIVGTYAKGETRQFANTEVFVSLRYVDTGNIIRCSHNYIVSDTDLNMWQ from the coding sequence ATGGATGAACAAATCAAGGCTGAGCTATACGAAGAAAATCTGATCACTATCAATGAGGAGGCAGCAGACGAGCTGTTAGGATCGTGTAATGTGCCCATTGATCAAAATGAGACAGTTATAGTCACCAGTATAGTCAATATCGATGATATGCACAGATCCTCCACCCTTGGACGTATGAGTTCGGAGATGATTGCCAACCGCCTGGCCCAGCATGGCTACAGCGTGAGGGAGATAAAGATGGGCCGCAATATTTTCGTCAGCGAAGCAGAAGGAGAGTTTATTCTATCCAGAGAACTGCATGAGATAGGCGAAAAACATGATGTGCAGGGGTTTATTGTCGGAACCTATGCCAAGGGAGAAACACGTCAGTTCGCGAATACGGAAGTTTTTGTCTCCCTGCGCTATGTGGATACCGGCAATATCATCCGCTGCTCCCACAACTATATCGTCAGTGATACAGACCTGAACATGTGGCAGTAA
- a CDS encoding MBL fold metallo-hydrolase yields MIFHPPNPDEIEVSLFGPGYGECVVVHAGAGDWIIIDSCIDSRSGEVVPLRYLHKLGVEVERKVKHIIASHWHDDHTRGLSQLVEACSGARFWCPAAMTNQEFFRYVELHAETLSKQATGGTTEISRVFKLLQEKKRRRNRITPNVLIHQNQVCSAYSLSPSSDRYDDFLQNLAVEMPKVKSVQKRARVLEPNHLSAAVWIDLPDDGILLGSDVEEKNGHGWSLIFEEQTCIRTRASVFKVPHHGSSNAHHDRIWSEICNSSVNAVLSPFVRGLTKLPTLEDCKRICRLANQAYATAPPVAGGTQKYEPAVRKEFRELGIKFRAAQPKTGHIRLRGDASNGFNWSTELSPPALPLGQIYR; encoded by the coding sequence ATGATTTTCCACCCGCCTAATCCTGATGAGATAGAAGTTTCTTTGTTTGGGCCTGGGTATGGAGAATGTGTTGTTGTTCATGCTGGAGCAGGAGATTGGATCATTATCGATTCTTGTATTGACTCCCGTTCGGGGGAGGTAGTTCCCCTGCGTTATCTGCATAAACTTGGTGTTGAGGTCGAAAGAAAAGTCAAGCATATTATTGCATCCCATTGGCATGATGATCATACACGTGGTTTATCTCAATTAGTTGAGGCGTGTTCGGGCGCTCGGTTTTGGTGCCCTGCAGCCATGACAAACCAGGAATTCTTTCGTTATGTCGAATTGCATGCAGAAACTCTCAGCAAGCAAGCAACTGGAGGAACCACTGAGATCAGCAGGGTATTCAAATTGTTGCAGGAGAAAAAAAGACGACGTAATAGAATTACGCCAAATGTGCTGATTCATCAGAATCAAGTTTGTTCGGCTTATTCACTTTCTCCGAGTTCTGACCGATACGATGATTTTTTGCAAAACTTGGCTGTTGAAATGCCGAAAGTTAAATCTGTACAGAAACGTGCCCGTGTTCTTGAGCCTAATCATTTGTCAGCAGCAGTATGGATAGACTTACCTGACGATGGGATCTTGCTGGGTTCTGACGTTGAAGAAAAAAATGGTCATGGGTGGTCACTGATATTTGAAGAACAGACCTGCATCCGTACACGGGCAAGTGTCTTCAAGGTTCCCCATCATGGGTCAAGCAATGCCCATCATGATAGGATTTGGTCTGAGATATGTAATTCAAGCGTTAATGCAGTGCTATCTCCTTTTGTCCGTGGCCTCACAAAGCTTCCAACCCTGGAAGATTGCAAACGGATTTGTCGCCTTGCAAACCAGGCCTATGCCACAGCTCCCCCGGTTGCAGGAGGCACTCAAAAGTATGAGCCAGCGGTCAGAAAGGAATTTAGAGAACTGGGAATAAAATTTCGTGCAGCACAGCCTAAAACAGGGCATATCCGTTTAAGAGGAGATGCCAGTAATGGCTTCAACTGGTCAACAGAACTTTCACCACCAGCCTTGCCATTGGGACAAATCTATAGGTAA
- a CDS encoding tyrosine-type recombinase/integrase, producing the protein MAKWKYTKYPGVRYREHPTRKHGVQFDKYFSIRYTLDGKRHEEALGWASEGWSPQSAAEELARLKKAQRTGEGALTLAERREMENVRRAEDIKLKKEQEIASTTFNIIWEKYFLNSQHEKAYKSWDTERHLYKKWIQPFIGEVFFTKVTAFHLEKIKKEMRDASLSPRSIGYALSVVRQVFCYASDHGIFEGVDPVSLVKMPHYDNRRIRFLTHSEAEILLDVLCFSSQNTHDIALIALHCGPRAGEIFSLTWQDIDFSQGLVTFRDTKNKYVRHIPITKRVRKMLERRSDDRSSALVFPDRNGGRRKKVSKAFERTIKELGWNKGIDDPRQKVVFHTLRHTCASWLVMAGVPLYTVKEYLGHKQISQTERYAHLAPDSLKQATEALNKINSHKSEPGISGKAKTVVGLKKGEV; encoded by the coding sequence ATGGCTAAATGGAAATATACCAAATATCCAGGCGTTAGATATAGAGAGCATCCAACCCGCAAACATGGTGTTCAGTTCGATAAATACTTTTCCATCAGATATACCCTGGATGGGAAACGGCATGAAGAAGCTCTGGGCTGGGCAAGCGAAGGTTGGTCCCCTCAAAGTGCAGCTGAGGAGCTTGCTAGATTAAAAAAGGCGCAACGAACTGGAGAGGGAGCGCTTACTCTTGCCGAACGTAGAGAGATGGAAAATGTGCGTCGTGCAGAAGATATAAAATTAAAGAAAGAGCAAGAGATTGCAAGCACAACGTTTAACATAATCTGGGAGAAATATTTTCTTAACTCGCAGCATGAAAAGGCTTACAAATCTTGGGACACGGAAAGACACCTCTACAAAAAATGGATACAGCCATTTATCGGCGAAGTTTTTTTTACCAAGGTAACGGCCTTCCATCTGGAAAAAATAAAAAAAGAAATGCGAGATGCAAGCCTGTCCCCCAGATCCATAGGATACGCACTTTCAGTGGTACGACAAGTATTTTGCTACGCCAGCGACCATGGGATTTTTGAAGGTGTTGATCCTGTCAGTTTAGTTAAAATGCCACACTATGATAATCGACGTATTCGTTTTTTGACACATTCAGAGGCTGAAATCTTGCTGGATGTTCTTTGCTTTAGCAGTCAAAACACTCATGACATAGCCCTGATTGCACTGCATTGCGGACCTAGAGCTGGGGAAATATTTAGCTTGACCTGGCAAGACATTGATTTTTCACAAGGGTTAGTGACTTTTAGAGACACCAAAAACAAGTATGTGCGTCACATACCTATAACAAAGCGAGTACGCAAAATGCTTGAGAGGCGGAGTGACGACAGATCCTCAGCGCTCGTATTCCCAGACCGTAATGGAGGAAGAAGGAAGAAAGTTAGTAAAGCTTTCGAACGAACCATCAAAGAACTTGGATGGAACAAGGGTATTGATGACCCGCGCCAAAAGGTTGTCTTCCACACTTTACGCCATACCTGCGCGTCCTGGCTGGTTATGGCCGGAGTACCCCTTTACACAGTGAAGGAATACCTGGGGCATAAGCAGATCAGCCAAACAGAACGCTATGCCCATCTTGCCCCTGACAGCCTGAAACAGGCAACTGAGGCCTTAAACAAAATCAATAGCCATAAGTCAGAACCTGGAATATCGGGCAAAGCCAAAACAGTAGTGGGCTTAAAGAAAGGAGAGGTTTAA
- a CDS encoding terminase small subunit, with product MASRKKGRPRKYRNADQLQEKIAEYFHSCSERGKIPTKAGLCYYLGFADPAALSYYADRCKARNHFSKAIRKALVKIEAWKAQALVDGELEPGRLRGLCFDLRCNHGWREKTAVKTEEPDVGGSGVAVIGWHRWENYCRRRLAQSSPASDSS from the coding sequence ATGGCGTCCAGGAAAAAAGGACGACCACGAAAGTACCGCAACGCTGACCAGCTCCAGGAAAAGATTGCAGAGTATTTTCATTCATGCTCTGAGCGGGGCAAAATTCCAACAAAGGCGGGCCTATGCTATTATCTGGGTTTTGCAGATCCTGCTGCACTTTCATACTATGCAGATAGATGCAAGGCGCGTAACCATTTTTCCAAAGCGATACGCAAGGCCTTGGTGAAGATTGAAGCTTGGAAAGCTCAAGCCTTGGTGGACGGGGAGCTGGAGCCGGGGCGGCTGCGGGGGTTGTGTTTTGATTTGAGGTGTAATCATGGTTGGAGGGAGAAGACGGCAGTCAAGACGGAGGAGCCGGATGTTGGTGGTTCTGGTGTGGCTGTGATTGGGTGGCATCGGTGGGAAAATTATTGCCGGAGACGACTTGCACAATCATCTCCGGCTAGTGATAGCTCTTGA
- a CDS encoding protease inhibitor I42 family protein produces the protein MPVIYTEHSFEQIQEAEEMVGSGGMEYYRYRALQEGKTEIKMIYGQHWDGGYKNPAWVFNVKVDP, from the coding sequence GTGCCCGTAATCTATACTGAGCATAGCTTCGAACAGATCCAGGAGGCTGAAGAGATGGTTGGGTCTGGCGGGATGGAGTATTACCGCTATCGTGCGTTGCAGGAAGGTAAAACCGAGATCAAAATGATTTACGGCCAGCACTGGGATGGTGGGTATAAAAATCCAGCCTGGGTATTCAACGTTAAAGTAGATCCATGA
- a CDS encoding DUF4258 domain-containing protein — protein MITIVKKVRALISAGDVRISEHGYDELVEDGLSAREVLGGVLEAMLVEEYPDFAKGPYVLFLRICSALCMWHGDWLFRDPLVPKNEMF, from the coding sequence TTGATTACGATAGTTAAGAAAGTACGCGCATTGATAAGTGCTGGCGATGTAAGAATATCGGAACATGGGTACGATGAATTGGTAGAAGATGGTCTGAGTGCCAGAGAAGTACTCGGTGGCGTTCTGGAAGCGATGCTTGTCGAGGAGTATCCAGACTTTGCAAAAGGGCCATACGTTCTGTTTTTACGTATCTGTTCAGCGCTTTGCATGTGGCATGGGGACTGGCTCTTCCGGGACCCACTTGTCCCAAAAAATGAGATGTTTTAA
- a CDS encoding OmpA/MotB domain protein, with the protein MPLRTWITVFILLFLPLLLSGCSQSPVPVSHPYSLQKQMQAAKHWEIVAQDLGRDISEMLQEGNLQDPRVNVASNDISPFSQALESYLVTDLTRSGIRITSDTEDAYQLYWSVQSVTHKASRNFNRVPPGTGLLMGALGYGTYKLIKDGNAFAQSIGAGAGLETVFVADSIFQNRIPHNEIIINATVQKDKDIYYRLSNTYYIRDLDTDHYHFSRDLYQADADVETRTFNVKSR; encoded by the coding sequence ATGCCTTTAAGAACCTGGATCACTGTCTTTATACTTTTGTTTCTCCCCTTGCTCCTTTCCGGATGCAGCCAGTCTCCGGTGCCGGTTTCCCATCCCTACAGCCTGCAGAAACAGATGCAGGCAGCCAAGCACTGGGAGATAGTGGCTCAGGATCTGGGGCGGGATATTTCTGAAATGCTCCAGGAGGGGAATTTGCAGGACCCGCGCGTAAACGTAGCTTCCAACGATATTTCCCCGTTTTCCCAGGCACTGGAATCCTATCTGGTTACCGACCTGACCCGGTCAGGGATCAGAATAACCAGCGATACAGAGGATGCCTACCAGTTGTACTGGTCGGTTCAATCCGTCACTCACAAGGCTTCAAGGAACTTTAATCGTGTTCCGCCTGGTACGGGGCTGCTCATGGGGGCCTTGGGTTATGGAACGTATAAATTGATTAAAGACGGCAATGCTTTTGCTCAATCTATAGGTGCAGGTGCTGGACTAGAAACAGTGTTTGTTGCAGATTCTATATTCCAAAATCGTATCCCCCACAACGAAATAATCATTAATGCCACCGTCCAGAAGGACAAGGATATATATTATAGACTCAGTAATACCTATTATATCCGGGATCTGGATACCGATCACTATCATTTCTCCAGGGATCTGTACCAGGCAGACGCGGATGTCGAGACCAGAACCTTCAATGTAAAGAGTAGATAA
- a CDS encoding type II toxin-antitoxin system VapC family toxin, which yields MAFLFDTDAISELLRPRPAKAYAKWIMHVSREAQFTSAVVIGELYKGAYRSHDRERHISNIEQRVVPAVTVLPYDIGIAKVFGSIRAHLEDTGMILPDADIQIAATAIGHNLKLVTGNLRHFNRIPGLKLNPVFANSRNR from the coding sequence ATGGCATTCCTCTTTGACACTGATGCAATTTCAGAATTACTCCGCCCACGCCCTGCAAAAGCCTACGCAAAATGGATAATGCACGTTTCTCGCGAGGCCCAATTCACGAGTGCTGTTGTAATAGGTGAATTATACAAAGGTGCCTATCGTTCCCATGACCGCGAACGACACATATCTAATATCGAGCAGAGAGTTGTGCCCGCCGTCACCGTTCTGCCTTATGACATCGGCATTGCGAAGGTTTTCGGCAGCATCCGCGCTCATCTCGAAGACACAGGTATGATCCTTCCTGACGCGGACATTCAGATTGCGGCTACAGCCATTGGTCATAACCTCAAGCTTGTTACCGGGAACCTTCGCCATTTCAATCGGATCCCCGGCTTGAAGCTCAACCCTGTTTTTGCGAACTCACGAAACCGATAA
- a CDS encoding type II toxin-antitoxin system Phd/YefM family antitoxin, whose product MKNNISVAKAKATFSECIRTVEAGNSVLITRHGKPIAALVSPNDLEQLERLRKAGPECGLASIVGGWENSEELASILDASPRHGQRNTPDPEH is encoded by the coding sequence ATGAAAAACAATATTTCCGTAGCCAAGGCCAAGGCCACCTTCTCAGAATGCATCCGCACAGTTGAAGCAGGTAATTCAGTTCTTATCACAAGGCATGGGAAGCCAATCGCCGCTCTTGTCAGTCCCAACGATCTCGAACAGCTTGAACGCTTGAGGAAAGCGGGTCCGGAGTGTGGGCTCGCAAGTATTGTAGGCGGTTGGGAGAACAGCGAAGAATTGGCCTCAATACTTGACGCTTCCCCTCGGCATGGACAACGAAACACCCCTGATCCCGAACACTGA